One Echinicola strongylocentroti DNA window includes the following coding sequences:
- a CDS encoding SRPBCC family protein produces MGHYQLFSEQKIPASVEEVWDFIASPQNLKEITPDHMGFDITSKHLPEKMHPGMIISYKVSPMLGIKMTWVTEITQVKEREFFVDEQRIGPYAMWHHQHHLLPIEGGVIMRDIVTYQPPFGPLGAVANAVFIRKQLATIFAYRFKAVEEKFGKFG; encoded by the coding sequence ATGGGACATTACCAGTTGTTTTCCGAACAAAAAATCCCCGCCAGCGTGGAGGAGGTATGGGATTTTATTGCTTCACCCCAAAACCTGAAGGAAATCACTCCCGACCACATGGGATTTGACATTACCTCCAAGCATCTCCCCGAAAAGATGCATCCGGGGATGATCATCAGTTATAAGGTCAGCCCTATGCTGGGAATCAAAATGACCTGGGTGACGGAGATCACACAAGTGAAGGAAAGGGAATTTTTTGTGGATGAGCAGCGTATCGGGCCGTATGCGATGTGGCATCATCAGCACCATCTATTACCGATAGAAGGTGGGGTGATCATGAGAGACATCGTGACTTATCAGCCACCATTTGGCCCTTTGGGAGCTGTTGCCAATGCCGTTTTTATCCGGAAACAACTGGCTACCATTTTTGCCTACAGGTTTAAGGCCGTGGAGGAAAAATTCGGAAAGTTTGGATGA
- a CDS encoding TspO/MBR family protein, translated as MDTTGNVSGKKINWLHLLLFVAAVVLMGSIAGVANAGNITTWYAELEKPSFNPPNSLFGPVWTVLYALMGLGLYLIWNAPKSEKRKRALQVFVVQFVLNFCWSFIFFYFHLIGWAAVEIVLLLGMIIWMIVSFKAVSKWAAYLQFPYLLWVSFATLLNISIWWLNS; from the coding sequence ATGGATACCACAGGGAATGTTTCAGGCAAAAAGATCAACTGGCTACATCTATTGCTATTTGTGGCCGCGGTGGTTTTGATGGGCAGTATTGCAGGAGTTGCCAACGCGGGAAATATCACCACGTGGTACGCTGAGCTGGAGAAGCCCTCTTTCAATCCACCCAACAGCCTTTTTGGACCTGTGTGGACGGTGTTGTACGCATTGATGGGGCTAGGGCTGTACTTGATCTGGAATGCTCCGAAGTCTGAGAAGAGAAAGAGAGCCCTTCAGGTTTTTGTGGTGCAGTTTGTGTTAAATTTCTGCTGGAGCTTTATCTTCTTCTATTTTCATTTGATCGGGTGGGCCGCCGTTGAAATTGTCCTGCTGCTGGGCATGATCATTTGGATGATCGTGAGCTTCAAAGCTGTCAGCAAGTGGGCGGCGTATTTACAGTTTCCATACCTTCTTTGGGTAAGCTTTGCTACCTTGCTCAATATCAGCATTTGGTGGCTTAATTCTTGA